Proteins from one Rosa chinensis cultivar Old Blush chromosome 7, RchiOBHm-V2, whole genome shotgun sequence genomic window:
- the LOC112179811 gene encoding uncharacterized protein At5g43822 isoform X1 has protein sequence MEAMVKKYQQRFRKVREEMETWAHLQSLLISQFRMASSTILRLQVLQDSTNYGGGLNGVAHIQEAVLLKQMESLQKRLLSINNTMEQFHGTVLSLGRIHRDGRQMVKGGSSQLTVKQLQQRVGVKPSLADCVDGLMLLQDMHCSEYLLKSSLVSALSELTLKPSASDLGSLQQILIDQPNIPKEEVQFIFDIIFAEEIC, from the exons ATGGAGGCGATGGTGAAGAAATACCAGCAGAGGTTCAGGAAGGTTAGGGAGGAGATGGAGACCTGGGCCCACCTTCAATCTCTCTTGATTTCCCAGTTCAGAATGGCCTCCTCCACCATCCTCAGGTTGCAG GTGCTTCAAGATTCCACCAACTACGGTGGTGGCTTGAATGGAGTTGCCCATATTCAAGAGGCCGTGCTGCTCAAGCAGATGGAGTCATTGCAAAAACGCTTGCTTTCCATCAACAACACCAT GGAACAGTTTCATGGTACTGTATTGTCTCTTGGGAGGATTCATCGTGATGGTAGGCAGATGGTAAAAGGTGGTTCTAGTCAGCTGACTGTCAAACAACTGCAGCAACGAGTTGGTGTGAAACCCAGTCTCGCCGACTGCGTAGATGGGCTCATGCTTCTTCAGGACATGCACTGCTCTGA GTACCTTTTAAAGTCATCATTGGTTTCAGCGCTATCAGAACTTACTTTGAAACCCAG TGCCAGTGATCTGGGTTCCCTCCAGCAGATCTTGATTGATCAGCCCAACATCCCCAAGGAGGAAG TTCAATTCATCTTTGATATCATATTTGCTGAAGAAATTTGTTGA
- the LOC112178566 gene encoding U-box domain-containing protein 44 — MAESWQGSYDAGSQSDDSYRFERLHIEPIYDSFFCPLTKQVMRDPVTLENGQTFEREAIEKWFRECRESGRNLQCPLTLRELKSAELKPSIALRNTIEEWSARNEAAQLDMARKSLNSSSSEDDILLALEYVQQICKKSRSNKHIARNAGLLPMIIDMLKSSSRRVRCKSLDTLRIVVEDDSENKEILAEGDTVRSIVKFLSHEQSKEREEAVSLLYELSKSEALCEKIGSIPGAILMLVGMTSSKSDNVLTVENAERTLENLEKCESNVLQMAENGRLQALLTQILEGPPETKLSMANFLGNLVLDNDVKVLVAKSLGSSLINIMRSGNMQSREAALKALNQISSCEASAKVLIEAGILPSLVKDLFTVGPHQLPMRLKEVAATILANIVYSDYDFDSILVGPDHQTLVSEDIVHNLLHLISNTGPAIECKLLQVLVGLTGSPSTVLSVVAAIKSSGAIISLVQFIEAPQKELRVACIKLLQNLSPHVGQELADALRGTVGQLGSLIKVISENISITDEQAAAIGLLAELPERDLGLARQMLDEGAFQLVYSRVVKIRQGGTKGGRFVTPFLEGLVRVLERVTLVLADEQDAITLCRELNVAALFIELLQSNGLDNVQMSSAAALENLSQESKNLTRFPELPTPGVCASIFPCFSKQPTINGLCRLHRGTCSLRESFCLLEGQAVDKLVALLDHTNEKVVEAALAALSTLLDDGVDIEQGVLVLCEAEGVRPILDVLLEKRTENLRRRAVWVVERLLRSDEIAYEVSGDPNVSTALVDAFQHGDYRTRQIAERALKHVDRLPNFSGVFPSAG, encoded by the exons ATGGCTGAAAGCTGGCAGGGGAGTTATGACGCCGGCAGCCAGTCAGATGACAGCTATAGATTTGAGAGGCTGCACATTGAGCCTATTTATGATTCATTCTTTTGCCCCTTAACGAAGCAAGTTATGCGGGACCCCGTTACCTTAGAAAATGGGCAAACATTTGAACGCGAAGCAATTGAAAAGTGGTTCAGGGAGTGCAGGGAGAGTGGAAGGAATTTACAGTGCCCACTCACACTAAGAGAATTAAAAAGCGCTGAATTGAAGCCGAGCATAGCTTTGCGAAACACCATTGAAGAGTGGAGTGCTAGGAATGAAGCTGCTCAGCTTGATATGGCTCGTAAATCATTGAATTCGAGCAGTTCAGAAGATGATATTCTTTTGGCCTTGGAGTATGTCCAGCAAATCTGCAAGAAAAGCAGATCCAATAAGCACATTGCACGAAATGCAGGATTGTTGCCCATGATCATTGACATGTTGAAGAGCAGCAGTCGTAGAGTTAGGTGTAAATCTTTGGACACCCTAAGAATTGTTGTAGAGGACGATTCTGAAAATAAG GAAATATTGGCAGAGGGGGACACTGTACGCTCAATAGTAAAGTTCTTGTCTCATGAGCAATctaaagagagagaggaagctGTCTCTTTGCTATATGAACTATCCAAATCCGAAGCCTTATGTGAGAAGATTGGTTCAATTCCCGGAGCAATTCTTATGTTGGTTGGAATGACAAGCAGCAAATCAGATAACGTTTTGACTGTTGAGAACGCTGAGAGAACATTAGAGAATCTGGAGAAGTGTGAGAGCAATGTGCTTCAGATGGCTGAAAATGGTAGACTGCAGGCTCTTCTGACACAAATTCTTGAAG GCCCCCCAGAAACTAAACTATCGATGGCTAATTTCCTTGGCAACCTGGTTTTGGACAATGATGTAAAGGTCCTAGTGGCTAAAAGTCTGGGTTCATCTTTGATCAATATCATGAGAAGTGGTAATATGCAGTCAAGAGAAGCTGCTTTGAAAGCTCTAAACCAAATTTCATCTTGTGAGGCAAGTGCCAAGGTGCTGATAGAGGCAGGAATACTTCCATCTCTGGTCAAAGACCTCTTTACTGTTGGCCCTCATCAGCTTCCTATGCGACTCAAAGAGGTTGCTGCAACAATTCTTGCTAATATTGTTTACTCAGACTATGACTTTGATTCCATATTAGTTGGACCTGATCACCAGACTCTAGTCTCAGAAGACATAGTCCATAATCTACTACATTTAATTAGCAACACAGGCCCAGCAATCGAGTGCAAGCTTCTCCAGGTTCTTGTTGGACTCACTGGCTCTCCTTCTACTGTTTTGAGTGTTGTTGCCGCCATTAAAAGCTCTGGCGCCATTATTAGTTTGGTGCAGTTTATTGAAGCTCCACAAAAGGAGTTGCGTGTGGCTTGCATTAAACTTCTCCAAAACCTCTCCCCACACGTGGGTCAGGAACTAGCTGACGCTCTACGTGGCACAGTGGGCCAACTTGGCAGCCTAATCAAAGTAATATCAGAAAATATTTCAATCACTGACGAGCAAGCAGCAGCCATTGGCCTCTTAGCTGAACTTCCGGAGAGGGATCTGGGCCTCGCCCGACAAATGCTAGATGAAGGTGCCTTCCAACTGGTGTATTCCAGAGTAGTTAAGATACGACAAGGAGGGACTAAGGGGGGCCGCTTTGTCACACCATTTCTAGAAGGGCTTGTACGGGTTCTAGAAAGGGTTACTCTTGTGTTGGCTGATGAGCAAGATGCAATTACACTCTGCCGTGAGCTTAATGTTGCAGCCCTTTTCATTGAGCTTCTTCAATCCAATGGACTGGACAATGTACAGATGAGTTCTGCCGCAGCATTGGAGAACTTATCACAAGAATCCAAAAATTTGACAAGATTTCCCGAGTTGCCTACCCCTGGTGTTTGTGCCTCAATTTTCCCATGCTTTAGCAAGCAACCTACCATAAATGGACTGTGTCGGCTTCACCGTGGCACATGCTCACTTAGAGAAAGTTTTTGTCTCTTGGAAGGACAGGCTGTGGACAAATTGGTAGCTCTTCTTGACCACACAAATGAGAAGGTGGTTGAAGCAGCCCTTGCAGCATTGTCTACTTTGTTGGATGATGGGGTTGATATTGAACAAGGGGTTTTGGTATTGTGTGAAGCAGAGGGAGTCAGACCCATTCTAGATGTGTTACTAGAGAAACGGACAGAGAATCTGAGGAGGAGGGCAGTTTGGGTAGTTGAGAGACTATTGCGGAGCGATGAGATAGCCTATGAAGTGTCTGGAGATCCAAATGTGAGTACCGCACTTGTTGATGCATTCCAGCATGGTGACTATCGAACCCGACAGATTGCCGAACGTGCTTTGAAGCATGTCGACAGGTTACCAAACTTCTCTGGAGTGTTTCCAAGTGCAGGATAG
- the LOC112179811 gene encoding uncharacterized protein At5g43822 isoform X2: protein MEAMVKKYQQRFRKVREEMETWAHLQSLLISQFRMASSTILRLQVLQDSTNYGGGLNGVAHIQEAVLLKQMESLQKRLLSINNTMEQFHGTVLSLGRIHRDGRQMVKGGSSQLTVKQLQQRVGVKPSLADCVDGLMLLQDMHCSEYLLKSSLVSALSELTLKPSSIHL from the exons ATGGAGGCGATGGTGAAGAAATACCAGCAGAGGTTCAGGAAGGTTAGGGAGGAGATGGAGACCTGGGCCCACCTTCAATCTCTCTTGATTTCCCAGTTCAGAATGGCCTCCTCCACCATCCTCAGGTTGCAG GTGCTTCAAGATTCCACCAACTACGGTGGTGGCTTGAATGGAGTTGCCCATATTCAAGAGGCCGTGCTGCTCAAGCAGATGGAGTCATTGCAAAAACGCTTGCTTTCCATCAACAACACCAT GGAACAGTTTCATGGTACTGTATTGTCTCTTGGGAGGATTCATCGTGATGGTAGGCAGATGGTAAAAGGTGGTTCTAGTCAGCTGACTGTCAAACAACTGCAGCAACGAGTTGGTGTGAAACCCAGTCTCGCCGACTGCGTAGATGGGCTCATGCTTCTTCAGGACATGCACTGCTCTGA GTACCTTTTAAAGTCATCATTGGTTTCAGCGCTATCAGAACTTACTTTGAAACCCAG TTCAATTCATCTTTGA